One window of the Triticum dicoccoides isolate Atlit2015 ecotype Zavitan chromosome 3B, WEW_v2.0, whole genome shotgun sequence genome contains the following:
- the LOC119280034 gene encoding uncharacterized protein LOC119280034 — MAFVCGCCCFRVNSAPNLPCMDGKRLRQSATPADPVSKVLGHHNLLIEILLLIGYPTTLVRAALVCKRWLCHASDPAFLCRFRKLHPPRLLGFYVDTGRFCNSSRFVPMLPHPPEFNAIIRSASSILDVCSSTHKNKIIMDSCNGNVFMNTFMNYIGDPGSKNIVLSPLCPERDIVVIPPYPRHKLQDGYFYTFSQLFLKERGNDLSYFYVWMESSKERTKSTVHMYMLQDGVWCVHASAMTQLPCLPQKLNPLLVGNKIYMAATPSEILVLDLTALSFSTFQLPQGLVISDRRTMLSRSDDDSGVYLIHLNEFQLRIWLHTGENCLLMDSICLREMCAKWWVPDHTHEVSMKHVGRNAEFVFLEMGPCLLYLGIKCRTLCKVYERTNEIPWLGFIHPYMMIWPPTFPVLKDDPARSTSMKFFLLYDNGIIIQPNNSMF; from the exons ATGGCATTTGTCTGTGGCTGCTGCTGTTTCAGGGTCAATTCCGCTCCCAACTTGCCGTGTATGGATGGAAAGAGGCTGCGGCAATCTGCGACGCCGGCTGACCCCGTGTCCAAGGTGCTCGGCCACCACAACCTACTCATCGAGATCCTCCTCCTAATCGGCTACCCAACTACCCTCGTCCGCGCTGCTCTCGTCTGCAAGCGCTGGCTCTGTCACGCCTCCGACCCCGCCTTCCTCTGCCGCTTCCGCAAGCTCCACCCGCCCCGTCTCCTTGGCTTCTATGTCGACACCGGGAGGTTTTGTAACAGCTCACGCTTCGTGCCGATGCTACCGCACCCCCCAGAGTTCAACGCCATCATCCGCTCTGCAAGCTCCATCCTTGATGTCTGCAGTAGCACGCATAAAAACAAAATCATCATGGACTCCTGCAATGGAAACGTCTTCATGAACACGTTCATGAACTACATTGGAGATCCTGGATCAAAAAATATAGTGCTCAGCCCCCTCTGCCCTGAGAGGGACATTGTCGTCATCCCACCATACCCACGACACAAACTCCAGGATGGCTATTTCTACACTTTCAGTCAACTCTTTCTCAAAGAACGCGGCAACGACTTGTCCTACTTCTATGTGTGGATGGAATCTTCTAAGGAGCGAACAAAATCTACGGTGCACATGTATATGTTGCAAGATGGTGTCTGGTGTGTGCATGCCTCGGCAATGACGCAGCTCCCTTGTCTACCACAGAAATTGAATCCTCTGCttgttggcaataaaatctatatgGCGGCCACCCCGAGCGAAATTCTTGTCTTGGATTTGACAGCCTTAAGTTTCTCCACATTTCAGCTTCCACAAGGGCTTGTTATAAGTGACAGACGAACCATGTTGTCAAGGTCAGATGATGATTCTGGCGTGTATCTCATTCATTTGAACGAGTTTCAGCTCCGCATATGGCTGCACACAGGGGAGAACTGTTTGCTGATGGATAGCATATGTTTGCGTGAGATGTGTGCTAAATGGTGGGTGCCTGATCACACACATGAGGTGTCAATGAAGCACGTGGGGCGCAATGCTGAGTTTGTTTTCTTGGAGATGGGTCCATGCCTACTCTATTTGGGTATCAAGTGCAGGACGCTGTGTAAAGTGTATGAGAGGACAAATGAGAttccatggttgggttttatccATCCGTATATGATGATCTGGCCTCCCACATTCCCTGTGCTCAAGGATGATCCTGCAAG ATCTACCAGTATGAAGTTCTTCCTCTTATACGACAATGGTATAATCATCCAACCTAACAATAGTATG ttctga
- the LOC119282229 gene encoding uncharacterized protein LOC119282229: MTRENKLCQAIVLYANGDKANKSFGLMHCFNKLEDTEKWKSRPQKKQKTSSLDTPNSSSASLFEDEATSPSKVVPKKRPPGIKRAKDAAWRAQSSSSTVNSSAMESFGGILETRESKRQERFELMIAMDKQREEDRLVEERKKLAIQEKKMELEEEKIRIMRMAEERMMGAEESKIMSMDLSGMDEQEQEFYKLRKSQIINRHRNSSA, from the exons ATGACACGTGAAAATAAG CTATGTCAAGCGATTGTTCTCTATGCCAATGGAGACAAGGCAAATAAATCATTTGGATTGATGCATTGCTTTAATAAGTTGGAAGACACCGAGAAGTGGAAATCTCGGCCCCAGAAAAAACAGAAGACATCCTCCTTGGATACTCCTAATTCATCATCTGCTAGTTTGTTTGAGGATGAAGCTACATCTCCCTCTAAAGTTGTCCCCAAGAAAAGGCCACCTGGAATCAAGAGGGCTAAAGATGCAGCATGGCGGGCTCAAAGTTCTTCCAGTACAGTTAATAGTAGTGCCATGGAATCATTTGGGGGTATCTTGGAGACAAGGGAGTCAAAAAGACAAGAGCGATTTGAGCTCATGATTGCAATGgacaaacagagagaagaagatAGGTTGGTAGAAGAAAGAAAGAAACTTGCAATACAAGAAAAAAAGATGGAATTAGAAGAAGAAAAGATACGAATCATGAGAATGGCGGAAGAACGCATGATGGGGGCCGAAGAAAGCAAAATAATGAGCATGGACCTTAGTGGCATGGATGAGCAAGAACAAGAATTCTACAAATTAAGGAAGAGCCAGATCATCAACCGACATCGTAACTCGTCGGCTTGA